The nucleotide sequence tgagttctaggtactcccgaCGACAACGGCGGCACAACTTATCCCGATTTCACCTACTGCATCTTCCTTCAGGGCGGTACGATGAACACCCTTGCTCCACACGAGCCGCGCTACACGACGGCACTGTCGTTCTTGAAATTGATGGATCATGGATGACCAACCTAGTTTCTCAGCCAGATCAACCAGTGACCCGCTTCCTGTGAGGCCAAGCCTTGCATTTAATTTTCCTCCACGTACGGGTACGGcacatgaagaacacgatgaaatAGTAGGAGTACGTACTCAATGCAAGGTCGTGGTCAGACGTTGGTGGGTGCAAGCAACTGAAGCTTGCACGCAAGTAACCAAAGAGCGCTCGCACGCAGATGAAGAGCAGCAGCTGGCGGGTGTGTGTGTCGCTGCCGGCGGCATGGTCGGACGTACCGTTGCAAAGCTGGATTTTTCAGAATCACAATGATGCCACTATCGAAAGGCATCACAAAGCCGAAGTGCATGCTATGCTAGCAAGGATATAAATACCAACACACCCAAGATGATCCAAACAAGCCAAACACCAGCTCTAGCGACCAGCAAGTAGTAATACTTCCAACCAAACTCGTTGCCACCGCGGATCAAAAGGTTAAGACGCCCATTACCGCGCGCGCGGCACTGCCGATCGATCGACGAGACGACAGACCCACGCGCGCCATGCCGTCGCCGGAGCCCGGAAGCATCGCGACCCGGTGGCGCGAGCTGCAGGGCGCGGGGTCGTGGGAGGGGCTGCTGGACCCGCTGGACCGGGACCTGCGCGCCTCCATCATCGCCTACGGCGAGCTGGCGGAGGCCACCTACGACGGATTCAACTCGCAGCGCCGCTCGCCCCACGCTGGCGCGTGCTTCTACGGCCATGACgacctgctcgccgccgccggcgtgGTCCACGCTGGCCACTACGCCGTCACCAAGTTCATCTATGCGACAGGCGGGTTCTTCCTGGCGCCGACGACGGGGACGTCAGTGCCCGATGCCTTCTTCGTGCTGCCGCTACCGTCGCTGCTGGAGGAGCCCTGGTGCCGGGAGTCCAACTGGATGGGGTACGTGGCCGTGGCCACCGACGAGGGCGTGGCGGCGCTCGGCCGGCGCGACATCGTCGTCGCCTGGCGCGGTACCGTGGAGAGCCTCGAGTGGGTCAACGACCTGGACTTCACGCCGGCGTGGGCCGCGCCCGTGCTCGGCTCAGCTGCTGGTGATTTTGATTCCGCCGTGGTGCACCACGGGTTCCTGTCGGTGTACACGTCCAGCGACGAGGACTCCAAGTTCAACCAGCAGAGCGCCAGGGATCAGGTGAGCGTTACTTGCTTTTCTAAGCTTGTTTGCTGGAAGAGACGACCGCGAGTCAAGCAAGCATACGCAATTATGCATGCATGTATAGAAAAGTAAATATTTAATGTACAAATCGTCCAGTGGTATTGTATGCTAGAACcttccaaaaaaaaagagaaagctcATTTTTGTAAAGAATACTCCGAAATGATAACTCGCAAAAAGGTGGTACTAAAGTATAACTATTTATGTGAAGGCCATTTTTTGAGCAGTTATTATAGCATCCACCACCCTAGGACTCACATCTCAGGCCCTAACGTCCGTCTATATATTCACTTAAAGAAAATAACTTCAAAAAATACGGCAATGACCTTCCAACAAATATCTAACATGGCAAAATCAACCTTCCGCCAAATAAAATCAACTTTCCGCCAATATCTATATCAACCTTCCCCAAATAAAATCAACTTTCCGCCAATACCTAACATGGCCAAATCAAATTTCTGCCAAATGAAATCAACTTTCTGCCAAACCCGTCCGCCAAAATGAATTCAACTTTCCACCAGTATCTAACATAGCCAAAACAAACCTTTGGCCAAATGAAATCAATCTATCGCCAAATGGGTACATGGCCAAGGCCGATGTCCAAACTCCCGCAAAACTCTCACAGGTTTGCTTCCGGAATTCGGACAAGTAGACGAGTCCGCGGACAAATACGGGTCTATATTGGATGACAAACTACGTCAGAATAGCTTGGTCCGGACAGATGAGGGAGTTTGTTTAGTTTGTTTAGTTTGGCGTTTGGGCTAATTAAGCTTACAACAGTCGCTAAGGATTTTGATATTTCTCTATCCCCGTATCAATTAGCATCGGTGCTACATAACTTTTCTCACCTCTTCATTTAGCATCCACTTAACACATAGGGATGAAGGAGTAGAGTAACACATTCGTTTAGTGGTTATGTTTTTTttcttatatttttttcttttttgagaaaccaaACTGATTTAGTATTGATGAGGGTCAGATATATTGGTAGGCAGCCACATCTAacacttttttttgcggggtgccACATCTAACACTTGAAAGTTGAAAGGTAGGTTTGCTATAGAAGAGATGTATTTTTTGATGAAATGTCAGCACATTTAGAAGTGATCGACAGTGTAGTAAGATGCGAAGCTCGATCTGAGACGGCCCCACCATCGACAAGCTCCGGCAGCGTGTCGTATGTAGATTTCTTGAAGAATTGGATCTCCCAATGTTCAAAGTTTGTTGTACCGATCGACACACACACAAACGAAAGCTGCGTGTGCTGTTTGCATTAATTGTTCAATTTAATTCAGCTATCTAGAGCTCGATTAAATACTTGAATGCTTGTTGATCAAGCGTGCACGCATGGATGCCACATGCAGGTCATGGAGGAGGTGCGGAGGCTGATGGAGGCGCACAAGGAGGAGGTGACCAGCATCACCGTCACGGGCCACAGCCTCGGTGCGTCGCTGGCGACCCTCAACGCAGTCGACATGGTCTCCCACGGCGTTAACGTGCCGCCCTCCTCGCCACAGCAGCAGCCATGCCCGGTGACGGCGATCCTCTTCGCGAGCCCGCACGTAGGCGACGACAGCTTCAAATCGGCCTTTGCTTCGTTCCCGGACCTTCGTGCGCTTCATGTGAGGAACGCCGGCGACGTGGTGCCTCTATACCCGCCGATTGGGTACGTGGATGCGGCAACAGCTGTGCTGCCCGTGGACACTGGCCGGTCACCGTACTTGAAGCAGCCGGGCACCGTGCAGACGCGCCACAACCTCGAGTGCTACCTGCACGGCGTTGCCGGGTTCCAGGGTGCTGGCGGTGGGTTCAAGCTTGAGGTGGACCGCGATGTGGCCCTGGTGAACAAGGGTGCTGACGCGCTCAAGGATAAGTACCCAGTGCCGCCCAACTGGCATGTCATCAACAACAAGTCCATGGTGAGGGACTCCGATGGCCACTGGAAGCTCAGAGACTTCGAGGAGACCTGATTGAGATGCGTATATGTGCTGCCACATGCCAATGCCACGTACAACTAATGGTGATATGCATAGTTTTATGTCAAATAAAAATGGTTATGAAATTTATTTATACAAGATATACTAAGCCGGCATACAGTAATAATATATTTTAGTTGAACGATATAGTAATaatatgtcacagccctagaatttggttGCAGTTAGTTGCATAAGcatccatgtcatcatgtttaatttcaaatgaatttgaaatgggggatgtttaaaccctagcataaaaaggaatccatcaggttcaactaaaatatttttcagtgaacccaaatggccttcaaaaatgttcatcatttttggaaaatgctggaaacagcaaccagaggtgatgcacatttttgcatgacattttgaattgttgaattaacacatattgtattttgaattggagcaaataaatacCATAAATAATCTATTGCTCCAATAATTCCGATTtttgttgaggggctttggaataatccttttagtccctgcaaaatttatcagaagcaacaaaattagtttggttcaaaaaccaaattaaaacaaatgtcagaaatagaagaCAGAAACAAAATGGAGAAAGGAGCTCACCTGGGCCAACTTACCTGTGCAGCCACCAGAGCCAGCCTAGTAGGGGCCCAGCCCACCACCTcctctccgtcgtcttcctccccctcgccccgaagcagctcggtggcgagcgccgacgccgccctggccacctcctgcctgcctgcatcTCTCCCCGACACCTTGGACGACGCCACACAGACCCCCTGACCCCCCGACCTTCTCCCGCTTCCCCAatgcctctcccccctcctctgctcttccCCGTAGCACCACCGAGCGCAGCCGACGCCGCCGACGCCGattaccgcggccacagccactgcctcaccTCTCCGACGCGCCCACGAGCCCCGCCGTGCCGCCCTCATCCTCTCCGTCGTCCCACGCAAGTAGAAgagccccgacgcgccgcccccgacgccttcttcttcctcgggtcgcctagatcgcctccgccgccccactCGCTTCGGACCTCCTCCGAGCTCTCCGTCTGCACTACTacaaccaccgtgagctcctgcccgTTCCCCCTCCTTCGTTTTGCTTGTTTTCGTGCCGTAGCACCCTCACCGCGAgctccgagctccggccgccgccatggctgACGAACTCCATGCTCCTGCGCTCTCCTGCTCGCCCCATCAGCACAAACATGCTCACCGCGTCTTCGGGAAGCGAACGCGCCGCGCCCTTTGCTCTAGCTCGCGCTGAAACCCCGCACCCGCTCGAGCTCGAGCTACGCCGCCGCTAAACCTCGACGCCGGTGACACACCCGGCCACCCCAGGACTGCCCGAAGCCACCAACGAACGCGCCTCGTTGCGCCGCTTCCAACGTGCCCAGCCACGCGAGCTCccatcgccggagttggccggacgggcgtCGCCGTCGTGCTGTGCTTAAGCTTAGATTAATCCAGCCGGCCCCACTTGTCAGTTTGACCATGCCACGTCAGCGTTGACCTggcccactagtcagcctctgTTCCCGCCCTGTGCAACTGACGtgtggacccactggtcagtttgacctgggccgcccgttgacctgctgacctcagccttacgtcatgctgatgcagtaagtattttctagaattaaaataaatcaaaatgatttatttatttcaaaaaatatccaaaacttctaaaaatcatataaaatcatccgtaactccaaatgaaacaaattatatatgaaaaatgatcagaaaaatccaatctatcaatctgtaccattttcatgcatgttagaacaacttatagctgttgtttagaacaaatcatataaatggaatttaaaccttcacatatggagtttgaatttgaatcttggattcaaaccaacttcatttaacctgttgttagttgcattagctcaaatcacagtatattgccatgtcatgatcatgcatcatattgttgcattgcattgattgtgtttcctctctgttgccggtaattgtcccccctcagtagacgtggtaccgacgatgagatcgatgacatcgatgaagagctatactatcttcagaagtgccaggcaagcaaaacccccttgttcattccgatacaatcccgctctctcgctcctgctctcttttactgcattaggacaacaacgattcaactgttacatgctgcggtagttgaacccctttcctctgcatgacctg is from Triticum aestivum cultivar Chinese Spring chromosome 1B, IWGSC CS RefSeq v2.1, whole genome shotgun sequence and encodes:
- the LOC123099655 gene encoding phospholipase A1-II 7-like, yielding MPSPEPGSIATRWRELQGAGSWEGLLDPLDRDLRASIIAYGELAEATYDGFNSQRRSPHAGACFYGHDDLLAAAGVVHAGHYAVTKFIYATGGFFLAPTTGTSVPDAFFVLPLPSLLEEPWCRESNWMGYVAVATDEGVAALGRRDIVVAWRGTVESLEWVNDLDFTPAWAAPVLGSAAGDFDSAVVHHGFLSVYTSSDEDSKFNQQSARDQVMEEVRRLMEAHKEEVTSITVTGHSLGASLATLNAVDMVSHGVNVPPSSPQQQPCPVTAILFASPHVGDDSFKSAFASFPDLRALHVRNAGDVVPLYPPIGYVDAATAVLPVDTGRSPYLKQPGTVQTRHNLECYLHGVAGFQGAGGGFKLEVDRDVALVNKGADALKDKYPVPPNWHVINNKSMVRDSDGHWKLRDFEET